The genomic DNA TGACTCCATCACAGGAGCGAACAGTGGGGATAACCTGGGACCTGGAACTCCAGTCATCAAATTCGAGCAATGGGAAGAGGATTATATCGATGCACGCCTGATTTTGAAAGGCGGCGGATGTGAAAATAAAAACATCCAATATAGCCTGCCGACAGAGCTGGAAGGTTTAGGACGCGCGGGCCGTGATTTGGACGGGATCCGTAAGTGTATCATGCATTCGGTGTATCAAGCACAAGGACAAGGCTGCAGTGCCGGTGTTATCGGTGTCGGGATCGGTGGCGATCGTACATCCGGTTATGAACTAGCGAAAGAGCAATTGTTCCGCACACTGGAAGACACGAATCCGAATGAAGATCTCCGTAAGTTAGAAGAGTATGTGATGGAGAATGCGAATAAGCTTGGAATAGGTACGATGGGCTTTGGTGGAGAGGCGACGCTTCTCGGATGTAAAGTCGGCGTTATGAACCGTATTCCTGCGAGCTTTTTCGTATCGGTCGCCTACAACTGCTGGGCATATCGCCGCCTTGGAATCAAAATGGATCCGAATACAGGTGAGATTACCGAATGGTTGTACCAAGAGGGTGAGAAAATCGACTTCAAAAAGGAAATGGAAAAAGCGGCAGCTTCCCTCGACGAAGAAGTGAAGGATGAAGTGCGTGAAGTCGTATTGGAAGCACCGATCACTGAAGAACAAATCCGTGAGCTGCGCGTTGGAGATGTTGTTCGAATCAACGGAGTCATGCATACAGGAAGAGATGCAATCCACAAGCACTTGATGAGTAACGATGCACCGGTCGACTTGAATGGACAAATCATCTATCACTGTGGACCGGTCATGATGAAGGACGCAAACGGCGAATATCACGTCAAGGCTGCAGGGCCGACGACGAGTATCCGTGAAGAGCCTTACCAGGGCGATATCATGAAGAAGTTCGGAATTCGAGCTGTCATCGGTAAGGGCGGCATGGGACCGAAAACGTTGAAAGCTTTGGAAGAACATGGTGGGGTCTACTTGAACGCCATCGGTGGAGCGGCACAATACTACGCTGAATGTATCAAGAAAGTGGACGGTGTCGATCTACTGGAATTTGGAATTCCAGAAGCGATGTGGCACCTTCAAGTGGAAGGATTCACAGCAGTCGTGACAATGGACTCACACGGAAACAGCCTTCATCACGACGTTGAGAAATCATCCCTCGAAAAGCTCGCTCAATTCAAAGACCCAGTATTCAAATAAAGAAAAACGCGGAAAGCCGGGAGCAAATCCCGGCTTTTTTGAATTGTAGAGAATTGTTGGAGTGTCAGGCACCTTTAAGGAACCCTTGCTGGACAAGGGTTCCAAAATGGTGCCTGACACTGGTAATCGATTCCTTGTATGGATAAGATCCTAGGTTTCAAACTAATACTAAGGTTACGTAAAGGAGTCGATTTCGATGTGGAAGAGAATCGCCATCTACCTGCTGGTCATCAGCTTTGCTCTGTCGATACCGGTTGCAGGTCAAGCTTACTCGAATGAAAAACACAATTGGTTTTTCAAACGAAGTAAAGACCACCAACCTGCGACAACTGAACCTGAATTCATCGAGCTATTAAAAAAATACAACGGCTATTTCATCGGTGATACAAGTGAAAAGAACCTGTATCTGACTTTCGATAACGGGTATGAGAACGGATATACCATTAAGGTACTGGATGTTCTCAAGGATCGTAAGGTTCCGGCAGCCTTTTTCGTTACGGGACACTACCTGGAAGATAAGCCAGAGCTCGTCAAACGGATGGTCAAGGAAGGCCATATTGTCGGGAACCACTCGTGGCATCATCCTGATTTGACTACTGTAAGTGAAGAGCGTTTGAAGAGAGAGCTTTCCAGGGTGAAAGTGAAATATGAAGAGCTGACTGGTCGTAAGGATATGATCTACTTACGTCCTCCGCGAGGCATCTTTAGTGAAAGAACCCTTGCCTTATCCGAAAAGGAAGGCTACATCAATGTGTTTTGGTCGTTGGCCTATATGGACTGGGTGACGGATAAACAACGCGGTGCAGATTACGCATACAACAGCATCATGAAACAAATCCACCCTGGATCAATCCTGTTGCTGCATTCCGTTTCAAAGGATAACGCTGATGCTCTCGGACGTGTTATCGATGATTTAAGAAAACAAGGATATACGTTCAAAAGCTTGGATGATCTCGTCGCAAACGAACGAATCCCGAATCCCTTGTCACGATAAAGTCTTAAAAGACAGCCGGTCAGGTTGTCTTTTTCCTTTTAAAGCGTGATATAATGGAAGCCGATTCTATTAGGACGGAGTGTAATGATGAAGACGAAAGCAACAGAGCTAAAATCAGGAGACACCATTCGAGTCACCATCAAAAGGCTTGGCATAAATGGGGAAGGTATCGGTTTTTTTAATAAAAAAGTGACGTTCGTGAACGGCGCCCTCCCAGGTGAAACCGTCATAGCGAAAGTGACGAAGCCTTTACCGAATCGTATTGAAGCTGAGCTCGTATCCATCAAGGAAAAATCAAAGGATCGCGTGAAACCGCCTTGTCCGATCTACGATAAATGTGGCGGGTGTCAGTTACAGCATTTAAGCTATGAAGCACAGTTGCGTGAGAAGAAGGACATTGTCCGCCAAGCGTTCGACCGCTATACGTCCTATGACTCGCACCATCTCCCACTCAAGGATACGATCGGCATGGAGGATCCTTGGTATTATCGGAATAAGAGTCAGTTTCAGGTTGCAAAAAAGGGCGCCAGCGTCATAGCAGGCTTGTACGGAATTGGATCCCACAAGCTGATCGACCTGACAAATTGTATGGTGCAGCATCCGAAAACAACGTCGATCACGAACACCGTTAAATCCATTCTGGAGGATTTGAATATCTCCATCTACAATGAACGGAAGCGCACCGGGCTCATCAGGACGATTGTGACACGTGTAAGCTTTGAAACGGAAAAGGTACAGCTCGTGTTGATTACAACGCAAAAAGAACTGCCGAAAAAGGAATTGCTTTTGGCTGAAATTAAAAAGCGCCTTCCAGAAGTGACCTCGATTTTACAAAACGTGAATGGTAGAAAGACCTCCGTCATATTTGGAGAGGAAACCATCCACTTAGAGGGTGAACATACCATTCAAGAAACACTCGGCGATTTGTCATTCGAATTGAGCGCACGGGCATTTTTCCAGTTGAATCCTGTCCAAACCGTGAAACTATACAATGAAGTAAGGCGCGCCGCTAAGCTGACTGGAAAAGAGAAGGTCGTGGATGCCTATTGTGGCGTTGGAACAATTGGTTTATGGCTCGCTAAAAAAGCAGGAGAAATCAGAGGCATGGACGTCATTGAGGACGCCATCAAGGATGCAAAAGATAATGCCGCCCGTCATCGGATAAAAAATGCTCATTATTGGAGTGGGAAAGCAGAGCACCTACTTCCAAAGTGGCTGAAGGAAGGCTGGAAACCGGATGTCATCGTCGTCGATCCACCAAGAACCGGCTGTGATCAAACATTCCTTTCGACCGTCAAAGACATCCAGCCTGAACGTATGGTTTACGTATCCTGTAATCCATCCACATTAGCCAAGGATATCGAGTATCTCTCCAAGCACGGATTCAAAATAGAACGACTACAACCTGTGGATATGTTCCCGCACACATCCCACGTTGAAGTCGTCGCAACGCTAGTAAGAAAGTAATATGGTGTCAGGCACCGTTAAAGAAGCCGCTTCTCCGTAGGCGCTTCAAACGGTGCCTGACACTTTTCATCCCCAGG from Pseudalkalibacillus sp. SCS-8 includes the following:
- the rlmD gene encoding 23S rRNA (uracil(1939)-C(5))-methyltransferase RlmD; translated protein: MKTKATELKSGDTIRVTIKRLGINGEGIGFFNKKVTFVNGALPGETVIAKVTKPLPNRIEAELVSIKEKSKDRVKPPCPIYDKCGGCQLQHLSYEAQLREKKDIVRQAFDRYTSYDSHHLPLKDTIGMEDPWYYRNKSQFQVAKKGASVIAGLYGIGSHKLIDLTNCMVQHPKTTSITNTVKSILEDLNISIYNERKRTGLIRTIVTRVSFETEKVQLVLITTQKELPKKELLLAEIKKRLPEVTSILQNVNGRKTSVIFGEETIHLEGEHTIQETLGDLSFELSARAFFQLNPVQTVKLYNEVRRAAKLTGKEKVVDAYCGVGTIGLWLAKKAGEIRGMDVIEDAIKDAKDNAARHRIKNAHYWSGKAEHLLPKWLKEGWKPDVIVVDPPRTGCDQTFLSTVKDIQPERMVYVSCNPSTLAKDIEYLSKHGFKIERLQPVDMFPHTSHVEVVATLVRK
- the pdaA gene encoding delta-lactam-biosynthetic de-N-acetylase, whose protein sequence is MWKRIAIYLLVISFALSIPVAGQAYSNEKHNWFFKRSKDHQPATTEPEFIELLKKYNGYFIGDTSEKNLYLTFDNGYENGYTIKVLDVLKDRKVPAAFFVTGHYLEDKPELVKRMVKEGHIVGNHSWHHPDLTTVSEERLKRELSRVKVKYEELTGRKDMIYLRPPRGIFSERTLALSEKEGYINVFWSLAYMDWVTDKQRGADYAYNSIMKQIHPGSILLLHSVSKDNADALGRVIDDLRKQGYTFKSLDDLVANERIPNPLSR
- a CDS encoding fumarate hydratase, translated to MEKLKESMYQLIVETSTNLPKDVRRAIAKAKAQENAGTRAAMSLDTISENILKADENVSPICQDTGLPTFKIKTPVGVNQLKIKDAIIAAIKEATDNTKLRPNSVDSITGANSGDNLGPGTPVIKFEQWEEDYIDARLILKGGGCENKNIQYSLPTELEGLGRAGRDLDGIRKCIMHSVYQAQGQGCSAGVIGVGIGGDRTSGYELAKEQLFRTLEDTNPNEDLRKLEEYVMENANKLGIGTMGFGGEATLLGCKVGVMNRIPASFFVSVAYNCWAYRRLGIKMDPNTGEITEWLYQEGEKIDFKKEMEKAAASLDEEVKDEVREVVLEAPITEEQIRELRVGDVVRINGVMHTGRDAIHKHLMSNDAPVDLNGQIIYHCGPVMMKDANGEYHVKAAGPTTSIREEPYQGDIMKKFGIRAVIGKGGMGPKTLKALEEHGGVYLNAIGGAAQYYAECIKKVDGVDLLEFGIPEAMWHLQVEGFTAVVTMDSHGNSLHHDVEKSSLEKLAQFKDPVFK